One Streptobacillus moniliformis DSM 12112 genomic window, GGCTTATCTCTCTAATGTTTTCCCTTGTGTCTTAATTTTATTCCATGCAGATTCAGGTTCTTCAAATCCTAATTCAACATTTATTTCTTTTGTTGCATTATTTTCATCATAATAATTTGATAAATTAGATACTTTATCAATTATCTTATCAACTATTTTCTTTAAATTTGGTACATATTTCATTACATTTTGAATTACATTTAAAGTTCTTTTATACCAAGTCAATTCTCCTTTTACCTCATCTAATTCTTTTTCAATCTTTTTCTTTTCTTGTTTTAAATTGGTTATTTCATTATCTCTTAATCTTATAGTTGATTCTAATTGCTTAATTTTTTCATTTTTACTATTTAATTCAGAGTTTTTTATTTCTTCTAATCTTTGATATTTTTCTTTTAAATTAGCTATTAAAAATTCCTTTTCTGCTAAACTATTTTTAAATGAACTTAATTTGCTAGAATTGTCTTTTGCCATTCTAAAAATATATTCATAATTTTCTTTTGTTGTAGTTATCATTGGTGTACTATCAAACATTCCTTTTTTATGTTCTGATTTTTCATTATATATCTTTTCTAGCATTTGAATATTTACCCATTTATCAGTATTAGTAAATTTTGTTATTTGTCCCCTAATATTTTCTTTTTCATCTTTAACTTGTTGCAATTCATTTTTTTGACTTTTAAGATCCTCTATTATTTTTTTATTTTCAATTATACTTTCTTCTTTTTCTTTTTGTGCTTTCAGTTTTTCTTCTTCAAGTTTTAAATACTCTTTATATTCTATTTCTTTTGCTAGTGCTATATAGTCGTGTTGTATCTTAGCATTAAAATCAAATTTAGTCTCTATTTTCTTATTAAAAAGTTCTCTCCATTCTTCTTTATCTAGTTCCATAAATTCTTCTTTTAACTTTTCTCTATTTCTTTTTCTTATGTATCTATACATTTCAATTTCAGTTAGTGGTTCTCTTTTTAAAATTTTCTTTTCAATATTTTTATTTTCTCTTTCTATTGTTTCTTTAATCTCGTAATGGTCTTTTGATTTACCATCATATACTTTCTCAGTAGAATTTTTTACAAACTCTACCTCTTCCCCTCTTATTTCAGTTGCTTTCTTACATAACTCTTTAATAAATTTATGCTCTTTACAAAAATTAAAAAGTTTATTTTGATAATCTTGATATGAATTAGATTTAGCAGCAATAGTCTTTGTTGTAGTAAAGCAATATTTCATATCAGTTTTTTTATTTCTTGGCTTGTATGATTTTATTATTTCTTCTCTATTTTCTTCAATCCATTTTTCTTTTGCGTGTTTATATAATTTTTTACTTTTAGGATCCGTATAATTTTCTTGTCCTTTTAAACTGCTATTGTATCTTGTGAACTTATTACTTGCCACCTTTTCAAATAATTCTTTATCGTTTCTAATGTCTTTCTCATCACTAGATTTTATTTCAGTTCTATATATTCCCATTATCTGCAAGTGTGGAGTAAATTCATCGAATTGTATCACTTCTGATAGAATTCTATAATCTTCCCCCATATAATTTTTTATAAATTGAGAAACATCTTTATAAAACTCCGTCCACTCATCTTTACTTGCTAAAAAAGTTAAATTGATTCCACCTAAATTTACAAAGTTGGTTGCTTGAATTGTAGGTGTCGTAGAGTAAAAATCTTCAAATTTACTGGTATCTTTATTTAAACTATAATCTGTATTTAAAATGTAATTATCATATTCTTCAAGATCAAACTTTTTTAGAATAATATTCTCCCCAGATAATTTTAGATTTATGTCTGGATTCTTCTGTTCTCCAATCCTTTCATACTCACCTGCAATGTCAATAATTTGTTGCCGACTTCCAGAAACTTTTGTTGACTTTTTCTTAAAATTTGAAAATATTTTGACTTGTTTTGCTATTGACATCTTCAATCACTCCTTTAAAGTTTACACTTAGTAGTTTTTTTTAATTTTTGACATTTCGCCATAAAATCGGAATAATAATTTTTGATAAAATTTTGAATTTTTTGCTTAATTTTTGTAGTACAGTTAGAGACAAGTTGTTTCTGACTAAAAATTTATCGCAAAAAACACATCAAAATTTGTTCCAATACTCTGCAAATTTTTCAAATTTGCAATTTTTACTGGAATTTATTAATTTCCAGTAAAAATAAAGGGGTCAAGGGGCTCCCTTGCACGTTAAATGTCAAGGTAAAACGGCTTGCGTTTCCTTGCATTATAACGTGCTATAATACAATATGATAAGAATTTTTAAAAAGGGAAAAATATTCCCTTTATTTTATATTCATTATTTATAAGTTTAATTACCTAAAGAAATATACTAAGTACCTGAACTCGAATACTTCTTTAATACATTATTCCAAATTAATACTACTATTATAAAATATAATATTGTAATAAAAACTGAAATTAAAAATACAATTATCAAATTTTGATTACCATCTTTTAAATTTATGTATGCTGGTATATAACCGATCCATGCAACCGGAATAATTGTTTTAAATAAAATAGAAATTACAGGATTAAAAATATTTATTGGATATTTAGAAAATTCATATATTATATATGGTAAATCTGAAAAATTAGATGACCCCAAAAATATAATTGAAAACAATGACCCTATTACTGATATGCCTGAAAACACTAATCCCCCTAATAAAGCTATTATAAATACTAAAATAATATTCAGTATCGGTAAATTTAATTTAAATGATATATAGAAATATATAATAATACCAACTGCTAAATCTCCCCACGCATCTTCATCAAAGCCTTCCATAAAAATTAAAAATAAAGGATTCAAAGGTTTTATAAGTAATATATCTAATTTACCATTTATTATATAATATGATATATTTAGAGTATTTATAAAAAAACATCTCCAGATTGAAAAACTAATTGTAACTATAGAATATAAATATATCATTTCATTAATATTCCAACCGTTTATTACATTAACAATATTATATATAAAAAATATCAAAAATAGATTAGATATATTTTTTAAAAACATCGCAATTGAACCTAAATAAAAATCTATTCCATAAGATTTTAATTCTTTTATATTAATATATAAATATAAAAAAAATAGTTTTAAATATCTTTTCATTTTATCCTCCATTTATACTAATTTTCTTTAAACATAATTTAAAAATAGATTTATATACACAAAATAAAATCAATACAAAAAAAGTTTGAAAAAATAATATCTTTAAAAAATTTTTTTCATATAATATAAAATCTGCTATCTTTCCATATATATATACAAAAGGATTATAATCTAACATTTTCTTTGACCATTCTGGATAATATTCTATGGGGAAAAATGACCCTGAAAGTATAAGCATAAATATAGACTTTAAAGATTCAATTCCCCAGATACTTTGTGTAAAAAAAGAGAATGTCCCTAAAATTAATTCTATAACAAAATTAAGTACATATGAACCTATTATTATAATAATTAACTTAAATATAAAAAATATATTAAATTTCCCAATCAAAAACAAAGCTATTAATATATTAGGAATTAAAATCGCTAAAACTTTAGCAATAGTATTTCCTAATATATCAAAAAAATAATATTTTTCTACAGTAATTGGTTTTGTTAATATCCCTACTATATTACCATTTTTTACATCATAACTCATATATTGAGATAAATTGAAATTAACACTATTAACAGATCTAATAATTATAAAATAAACTAATATATTTTTTATATCAATATTTATTGAGCTATTTTCTTTTATCGATAGCCATAAACTATATTGTAAAAATATATAAATATAATTTTTTATAATTAAAGTTGTTATTAAGCCTTTATATGATAATATTTTTTTTCCCCCTATTTTAATTAACTCTATATATTTATCCATTAGAAACTTCCTTTAATATTTTTTCTAAATTATTTTCTTTAATTTCAAAATAATCAATCAAATTATTCAAGTAAATATAATCTAAGAAATTTTTTAATTCATCTTTTCTTATAAATTCAAAATTATATTCATACTCATTTGTTTTACTTATTTTTACTTCTCTAAATTTTAAACTATCATACTTAAGTGGACTTTTAAGATAAATTTTTATACTTAAATATTCAATATCATTTAAAATATCATCTTTATTTTTATCCAATACAATTTCACCTTTATTTAAAATTATTATTCTATCTGAAATTTCATAAACTTCATTTAAATTATGTGAAGTATATATTATTGTTGTATCTTTTTTTAATTCTTCTATTAATTTTAAAATTTTATTTTTACTTAATATATCTACACCAATAGTTGCTTCATCTAAAATTAATAATTCAGGAGAATGTAATAATGCCGATAATAAATCTGCTCTCATTTTTTGTCCTAAACTTAAAGTCCTAACAGGCCTATCGATAAAAGAATTTAATTCTAATATTTCAGAATACTTATTTAATAAAGTTTCAAATTTTTCGCCAGGTATATCATATAAAGCTTTATTCAATTTATAAGAATCTAAGGGAGATAAATCCCATCTTAATTGTGTTTTCTGTCCAAAAATAACACCAATGTTATATAAATTTTCAATTCTATTTTCAAAAGGTTCTTTATCAAAAACTTTTATTTCTCCTTCGGTTGGAACAAGTATTCCTAAAATAATTTTTATTAAAGTAGATTTACCTGCCCCATTTAAACCTATAAGTCCTACTGTTTGTCCTTTATAAATTTCTAAATTTATATTTTTTAAAGCTTGTATTGTTTTAATCTCACTTCTAGAAAAAAATCCTTTTTTTATTTTATAAACCTTAT contains:
- a CDS encoding ABC transporter permease, whose amino-acid sequence is MKRYLKLFFLYLYINIKELKSYGIDFYLGSIAMFLKNISNLFLIFFIYNIVNVINGWNINEMIYLYSIVTISFSIWRCFFINTLNISYYIINGKLDILLIKPLNPLFLIFMEGFDEDAWGDLAVGIIIYFYISFKLNLPILNIILVFIIALLGGLVFSGISVIGSLFSIIFLGSSNFSDLPYIIYEFSKYPINIFNPVISILFKTIIPVAWIGYIPAYINLKDGNQNLIIVFLISVFITILYFIIVVLIWNNVLKKYSSSGT
- a CDS encoding ABC transporter ATP-binding protein → MEKIISINNLNKVYKIKKGFFSRSEIKTIQALKNINLEIYKGQTVGLIGLNGAGKSTLIKIILGILVPTEGEIKVFDKEPFENRIENLYNIGVIFGQKTQLRWDLSPLDSYKLNKALYDIPGEKFETLLNKYSEILELNSFIDRPVRTLSLGQKMRADLLSALLHSPELLILDEATIGVDILSKNKILKLIEELKKDTTIIYTSHNLNEVYEISDRIIILNKGEIVLDKNKDDILNDIEYLSIKIYLKSPLKYDSLKFREVKISKTNEYEYNFEFIRKDELKNFLDYIYLNNLIDYFEIKENNLEKILKEVSNG
- a CDS encoding ABC-2 family transporter protein; this encodes MDKYIELIKIGGKKILSYKGLITTLIIKNYIYIFLQYSLWLSIKENSSINIDIKNILVYFIIIRSVNSVNFNLSQYMSYDVKNGNIVGILTKPITVEKYYFFDILGNTIAKVLAILIPNILIALFLIGKFNIFFIFKLIIIIIGSYVLNFVIELILGTFSFFTQSIWGIESLKSIFMLILSGSFFPIEYYPEWSKKMLDYNPFVYIYGKIADFILYEKNFLKILFFQTFFVLILFCVYKSIFKLCLKKISINGG